TTATGTCCGCCAAATATTAAATGAATAGTTTGTGCAATGATCTCATCATCACGCAACCCATCATTTTCTCCAGGATTATCGGAAATTAACCGGCTCAACAGGTCATTTTTTTTCTCTCTTCTACGGTCTGCAATTGCTTCAGAGAGAAAGGCATACATTTCTTTTAAACTCTTTTTAATTTGTTCACTTATTTCTTTATCTGGCACGAGTGCTACCACGAAATTCTGCATGAACATAGCAATATCATCCGACCATTTAATAAATCTCTCAATTTCTTGAACGGGTATCCCTAACATTTTACAAAGTACCATTGCAGGAATTGGATGAGCAATATCAACAACGAAATCAAAGCCATCAGGTTTGGTTTCAACAACTTTTTGGATAATTTGAGAGACAATATTTTTTATTTCTGGTTTGATTGCCTCGACCTCATTGGTCCAAAATGCACGATTCATATGGCTACGTAGCCTTGTATGGTCTGGACGATCGTTATAGATCATCCATGTGGAAATTATATCTACGATATCCTTAAAATGACGGTCTTCCCCTTCGGGCAGGCTATTCATTTTGTGAGTAATTAATGGACTTGTTATAAACGTCTCACCAATCAGATATTTCATAATGTCATCATAGCGGGTGATGAACCAGGATTTCATTTCTTCATGCCAAAAAATAGGTTTTTTTTCACGTAATTCCGTGTAGTGGTCATAACAGTTGTACAGATACTCCTCGTTGTTGACACTAAATTGTTTAACATTTTGATCTTCTTCGATTACATTCTTCATTTCTATTCCCCCATGTTTGTTATTTATAGAAGACCAATTGGTCCTTCTGTTGTAAGGATATTGCAACTACTTCCCTATCTGATAAATGGAAAATCGTATCACATATCATTCTTGTTTTATGAGTATCACTCTGGGTCTCTTGTAACCATTGTTCAGAATCAATGAGAAGGTTTCTGAATGCCAATTTGGGTAATTTTCCTTCAAACAGACAATCGAAAATTCGTTTAATATGATCGTGGGTCCTATTCTCATACTCAAGATCTAAGAACAAAATACGTTTTGTGCTATCTGCATGAGTATTGACAGTTTCACCTGTTGAAGTTGAGTGATCTCAATTTTGCTAAGACAAGGTTGTAAATGATTTATTCTGAAATTTTCGAGTTAACGAAGTGCTTGTGTTATCAATATCTTGAGATACAATAGCGATATATTCCACAATAGCTGATCGAACCTCTGTTGAACGAACCATGTTAGAGAATTTGTTTCGACGAAAAAACTTGACTAGACCTTTTAGATCATAGATAGCATTCTATGTCGTCTGCAATCTCAACTATTCTTATAAAGCATTTTTAAGACAACGATATAATATCACACAAAAAAGGAATAATATGTCGAAAAATAAAATAAACAAAAAAATTTTTTGGAAAAAAATTAATGCGTTACTTGAGTTTGTAGAGCATTCATGGTTGGGATTTGGTTGTAAAGGCAAAAGTATATTTCTAATGGCGAGGCCAACGTGGGGGATAGTAATCTTTGATCAACGAATAGCAGAATCTAGATACACAAGACATGTGTGCTCTAGTGTATCTAGATTCCATAAAACAAGATGGGCATATCATTAATAAGACAGGCCTACTTGAGAAGACAAGTGACATCTGGGAAATATAGGAGTGAATATTAGTGATCTACTGGTTTGAGGAGGTTGTTTAAGAGATAAAAAATCATGCGAAATATACCATAATGTACGTTGGTAAACAGAGATTGGGGGCTAATCACCCCCTCCTACTTTATATGTGGGTTGTAGAGAAGCTACGGTTGGGAAGTTATTTTTTTTCGTTTTTAAGTGCCTTAAGTAAAGCTACAATCGATAAGAGGAAGGCTGCAATAGATACAATCAATATAATAATATCCATAATTGAAGAGGAACTCGTTGAACTGGAAGTGTCCGATATGTTAGAAGGTTCTTGATCTGATTCAGATGGTGCAGGTGTTGTCGAGTCATGACCATGAGAATCGTTGTGGGATGCTTCATCGCTGGCTGGTGCTGTAGTGACTTGTGTCATCGAGTGAGGCAATTCGGACTTCTCATCGCCAGTCCATTCTACAATGCTTCCATCGTTATAATATTGAAATGCATCCCAGGCAATGACTTCATCTTCTTTAGGATTCTGGGCAACGAAATTAAATTGTTGAAATTCGCCTGCGGAGATACCATTACCTGTAGCGCTCCATGTAATGGACACTACTTTGCCGGTACTGTCTTTCTCAGTGCTTACTTCCCACTCGGGCACAGGTTGATATTGTTTGAAGTCGACCCCGGCTGGGATTTTGAGTGTAACCTTAGTCGTGGGAATATCCTTCTCGACTGGAATCTTGATGGAATATGTTTCCCAAGCACCGGGGGCAGATGTAGCCGGTTTGACAGTTACGTGAGCGCTGGCAACACCGCTGAATAACAATAAACTTGCAGTAACAGTAACGAATAAGGTGGATAATTTGGACTTTTTAATTTTAATCAAGATAATTTCCTCTTTTCTGATGATTATTATTGAATATTTAAGCATGAAATGTAATGGGTTATTCCGTTCCTACTCGGAAGGTGAAGGTGGTATCCCAGGACTCCAATGAATGAGTTAATACATGAACTTGAGCATTCCATCTTCCCGCTATGCTTATAAGATCCTCTTTACGTAACGGTGTAGAAGGGGTGATCGGAATAATAATCTCATACTTGCCCATATCCATATCTAGCGAAGTAAGGGTAAGCTTAATCTGCTGAACATCTGTGAATTCTTGTCCTGCAGCATTGTGAATATTAACCTCGAAGGTGTTATTCCCTGTTATATTAGGGCTAACCCCGAGAGAGATTCTATACCCATTATCCAGCTTGTGACTTTGATGAATCGGACCGGGGGAACTTAGTCCTGTTGGTATGTTGCTTAGAACGGCTGATAGGACAAGAACAACAACACCTACACTGAGCTCTGACCATATACTTCGGTTTAGTTCCTTATTCATCTGTTTACCACGGAATAAGTTAAACGCGGCCAATCCAATCATAATAAGCAGTAACCCTGATTTCATAAGCAAAATTTGACCGTATAAAGTGTGAAACAATGCATATACCGTAGGTACATGTTGAAAGCTTGCATAGATACCGCTCACAATCAGCAGTGCCACAAGTATCGTTCCCCAGCGAGAGAACGTGCGTATGACCGAGAAATACACTTTCTTTCGATCTGGACGATAGGTGGGTAGAGAAGCTTCACCAGGTAGAATAGCAGCTAATGCCAATAATGAGCCTAACCAGATGGAAACAGCCGATAGATGGACGAAATCCATAAGAATGGATATTACTTGATGTTCTGTTGTGGGTGCATGACCTATGAATGCTTTAGATAAAAGGATACCGAATCCTAATAGCAAGGCTACGAAGGCACCATTTTTTCTGAAGCGTGAGCTTAAATGGTTACGATGAACAACAATCAATGTTCCGCCAACTAGAATGATCAGTACCAATTGAACCATCCACACGGTACCAAAGCTTGTATGAATCATTTGACCTAACCACACTGTGCTCCATACCTTGCTCCACCCGATCCTTGCGTCAATGGTCGTTTGTAATGGAAGACTTAGCAATATGCTCAGAGCAATGCCGAAATACGAAGTCCATAGCAGTCTGCGGCTACGCTGTGGTAAAAGGAAATTTCCTTTTGGGTTGGCCGGATACATGAACAAATAGAAGCTGAGAATGCCCATGAAGAAAGCGATGCTTAAATACAGTAACCAACGAATGGTGATTAAATCTAATCCAGGGAAGTAACTAGAAGTTGTTTTTGTAGAAGGAAGAGGATTCTCACTCTCGTTATTCCCCATCTGAAATTGAAGGGTTCCTTCTATAGGGTGACCATCCCCTGATACTGCCTTCCACACGATAACGTAATTTCCATCAGGTAAATCAGGCTTCACATTAACCTCTAATACGGATGGACGATCTTCTGCTATATGAACATCGTCTAAATCTACACGATCTCCGGCTGAATTGATAACCTGTACGGAATGGAATGCCGGCTGAATAGATTCGTTAAATTGAAGTGTGACCTGAGCCGGAGATTTTGTTAATACTTCGTTATCGGAAGGACTTGATTGTTGAAGAAAAGCATGTGCATAGGTGGGAGTCGGAAGCAGTAATAGGCATATAGCAAACACCACCATAATTCCCATGCACAGTAGCCTTTGAATCTTATTCATATTGCAACACCTTCTCATTAGTACTTAGGAGATTATTTTATCTTGATTATGTGTAAATTGTAATGACTCTAATGGGCTATAGAGGGATACTGGAAGATATGACATTCATTTAGATGACGTAGTAAGTAAGAGTATATGGGAGGATGTCTTTGACTCGGTAGGGTGAGTCCGGCTCTCATGTGCTCAGTCTGTTATATAGCAGGAGGGCAGC
The nucleotide sequence above comes from Paenibacillus sp. IHBB 10380. Encoded proteins:
- a CDS encoding YcnI family copper-binding membrane protein, coding for MIKIKKSKLSTLFVTVTASLLLFSGVASAHVTVKPATSAPGAWETYSIKIPVEKDIPTTKVTLKIPAGVDFKQYQPVPEWEVSTEKDSTGKVVSITWSATGNGISAGEFQQFNFVAQNPKEDEVIAWDAFQYYNDGSIVEWTGDEKSELPHSMTQVTTAPASDEASHNDSHGHDSTTPAPSESDQEPSNISDTSSSTSSSSIMDIIILIVSIAAFLLSIVALLKALKNEKK
- a CDS encoding copper resistance CopC/CopD family protein, which gives rise to MNKIQRLLCMGIMVVFAICLLLLPTPTYAHAFLQQSSPSDNEVLTKSPAQVTLQFNESIQPAFHSVQVINSAGDRVDLDDVHIAEDRPSVLEVNVKPDLPDGNYVIVWKAVSGDGHPIEGTLQFQMGNNESENPLPSTKTTSSYFPGLDLITIRWLLYLSIAFFMGILSFYLFMYPANPKGNFLLPQRSRRLLWTSYFGIALSILLSLPLQTTIDARIGWSKVWSTVWLGQMIHTSFGTVWMVQLVLIILVGGTLIVVHRNHLSSRFRKNGAFVALLLGFGILLSKAFIGHAPTTEHQVISILMDFVHLSAVSIWLGSLLALAAILPGEASLPTYRPDRKKVYFSVIRTFSRWGTILVALLIVSGIYASFQHVPTVYALFHTLYGQILLMKSGLLLIMIGLAAFNLFRGKQMNKELNRSIWSELSVGVVVLVLSAVLSNIPTGLSSPGPIHQSHKLDNGYRISLGVSPNITGNNTFEVNIHNAAGQEFTDVQQIKLTLTSLDMDMGKYEIIIPITPSTPLRKEDLISIAGRWNAQVHVLTHSLESWDTTFTFRVGTE
- a CDS encoding cytochrome P450 gives rise to the protein MKNVIEEDQNVKQFSVNNEEYLYNCYDHYTELREKKPIFWHEEMKSWFITRYDDIMKYLIGETFITSPLITHKMNSLPEGEDRHFKDIVDIISTWMIYNDRPDHTRLRSHMNRAFWTNEVEAIKPEIKNIVSQIIQKVVETKPDGFDFVVDIAHPIPAMVLCKMLGIPVQEIERFIKWSDDIAMFMQNFVVALVPDKEISEQIKKSLKEMYAFLSEAIADRRREKKNDLLSRLISDNPGENDGLRDDEIIAQTIHLIFGGHKIPQFMLSNTLHLLFKNPKVFNELKNDMSMLPKVQDECMRLEGPIQYITRHAAHDIEIHGQLIKEGDSVFFFLGSAGRDERKFENPEAFILERNSKHLGFGGGYHACIAASFARAEITEIMLEVIEKFPNISPLYDLNKPSWTMNPTFHGITTMPVKF